The following proteins are co-located in the Marinomonas profundi genome:
- a CDS encoding GntR family transcriptional regulator: MKQNRVNELFGAAEALREKGIPLYMQVKKAILASISAGRVLGGDTLPPERDLAKYLDVSRVTVRRAIDELVKEDVLTQRQGAGTFVSERVEQPLNHLRSFTEVMKARGKTITSKWLDRSLGMPHADECKALGLSAEQEVVRFYRLRYADGKPMALELATIPSNYILNPFAMEGSLYDLLEQQGCRPVRAFQRLRAISIDEQRAQLLDIPQLSAVLYIERTAVTQDGTPIEFTRSWFPGDSYDFVAEIHNTV; encoded by the coding sequence ATGAAGCAAAATCGAGTTAACGAGTTATTTGGCGCAGCCGAAGCATTGAGAGAAAAAGGCATTCCTCTTTATATGCAGGTAAAAAAAGCCATTCTAGCGTCTATTTCTGCAGGTCGTGTGCTTGGTGGAGATACACTTCCACCAGAACGCGATCTGGCCAAATACCTTGATGTATCGCGGGTCACTGTGCGTCGTGCTATCGATGAATTGGTCAAAGAAGACGTACTGACTCAGCGCCAAGGCGCTGGTACTTTCGTCAGTGAACGGGTTGAACAACCACTCAATCATTTGCGCAGTTTTACCGAAGTCATGAAAGCTCGCGGCAAAACCATTACGTCTAAATGGCTGGATCGTTCTTTGGGAATGCCCCATGCTGATGAATGCAAAGCACTGGGGCTGTCTGCAGAGCAAGAAGTGGTGCGTTTTTACCGTTTGCGGTACGCTGACGGCAAACCCATGGCGCTGGAACTGGCGACCATTCCCAGCAATTACATTCTCAACCCTTTTGCGATGGAAGGCTCATTGTACGATTTACTGGAACAACAAGGCTGTCGCCCGGTTCGTGCCTTTCAGCGTCTTCGCGCCATTAGCATTGATGAACAGCGCGCTCAACTGCTCGATATTCCACAACTCAGCGCGGTGCTCTATATTGAACGGACCGCCGTGACGCAGGACGGCACGCCAATTGAGTTTACGCGCTCATGGTTTCCGGGGGATTCTTATGACTTCGTGGCGGAGATTCACAATACGGTATAA
- the nagB gene encoding glucosamine-6-phosphate deaminase, which yields MQVIILPSAHDVSLYAADRVADVINSKTNPVLGLATGSTPIALYKELVARCQSEQVSFCQTISFNLDEYIGIADSHAQSYRTFMNQHLFDHIDIVRSNTHVPLAESQDIDVLKDSAQDYENSIQQAGGIDLQILGIGVNGHIGFNEPTSSFASRTRIKTLSESTVVANQRFFKENEYQPHLALTMGIGTILESRAVLLMATGKAKAEAVKAMIEGPLSAMCPASALQLHKTATLVLDEEAASVLVLKEYYQWCEQKRQQLQEGRLI from the coding sequence ATGCAGGTCATCATTCTTCCATCTGCTCATGATGTGTCCTTGTATGCGGCGGATCGTGTTGCTGATGTGATTAATAGCAAGACGAACCCTGTGTTAGGGCTGGCGACGGGGTCGACGCCAATTGCTTTGTATAAAGAGCTGGTGGCACGTTGTCAGTCTGAGCAAGTCTCTTTCTGTCAGACGATCAGCTTTAATTTGGACGAATACATTGGCATTGCGGATTCCCATGCGCAAAGCTATCGCACTTTTATGAATCAGCACTTGTTTGATCATATTGATATTGTTAGGTCGAATACGCATGTTCCATTGGCCGAGAGCCAAGATATAGATGTCTTAAAGGACAGTGCGCAGGATTATGAAAACAGCATTCAGCAAGCGGGTGGGATTGATTTACAGATTTTGGGCATTGGTGTGAACGGGCACATTGGCTTTAATGAACCGACGTCCAGCTTTGCTTCACGAACGCGTATTAAAACCTTGTCTGAATCCACCGTAGTCGCGAATCAGCGCTTTTTTAAAGAAAATGAATACCAACCACATCTAGCGTTAACCATGGGAATTGGTACTATTTTAGAGAGTCGAGCCGTGTTGTTAATGGCAACCGGAAAGGCGAAAGCCGAGGCGGTAAAAGCCATGATAGAAGGCCCATTGTCTGCCATGTGCCCGGCTTCTGCTTTGCAACTGCATAAGACGGCTACCCTTGTGTTGGATGAAGAGGCGGCTAGCGTATTAGTGCTAAAAGAATACTACCAATGGTGCGAACAAAAACGCCAACAACTGCAAGAAGGACGTTTGATATGA
- a CDS encoding carbohydrate ABC transporter permease → MKPSNQHDEKKPFPWHLVFFLGPGLLIYVVFSVYPLLDTLVLSLYNEQQGQSHFVGLQNFITLITDDTWSQAFWNALGNNFTFFAIHMLVQNPIGLILAVLLSAPKLRLSGTYRTLIFMPTMLSVVIIGFVWQLLLSPIWGISENFLYSIGLGQYFDAWLGKESSALITLAFISVWQFVGIPMMLIYATLLNIPDDIVDASVVDGANSFQTFWHIKLPLILPTIAMVSILTFVANFNAFELIYAVKGALAGPDFSTDLMGTFFYRTFFGFQLQQGSASMGAAVATLMFLIILVGVMLFLFFIQRRIQRFQF, encoded by the coding sequence ATGAAGCCATCCAACCAACATGACGAAAAAAAGCCCTTCCCATGGCACTTGGTGTTTTTCCTTGGGCCGGGGTTGCTGATTTATGTTGTTTTCAGTGTTTACCCTTTGCTCGACACGCTAGTATTAAGCTTGTACAACGAGCAACAAGGGCAAAGCCATTTTGTCGGTCTGCAGAACTTTATTACTTTAATCACGGACGATACTTGGTCACAGGCGTTTTGGAACGCGCTTGGCAATAACTTCACATTTTTCGCCATTCACATGTTAGTCCAAAACCCCATTGGCCTGATCCTGGCGGTTTTATTAAGCGCGCCTAAATTACGCTTATCCGGCACTTATCGAACGCTTATTTTTATGCCGACCATGCTTTCTGTGGTGATTATTGGTTTCGTTTGGCAGCTTTTGTTAAGCCCTATTTGGGGGATTTCAGAGAATTTCCTTTACAGTATTGGACTTGGTCAATATTTCGACGCCTGGCTTGGTAAAGAAAGCAGTGCGCTGATCACCTTGGCCTTCATCTCCGTCTGGCAGTTTGTCGGCATCCCGATGATGTTAATTTACGCCACCTTGCTCAATATTCCAGATGACATTGTCGATGCCAGCGTGGTGGATGGCGCCAATTCATTCCAGACCTTTTGGCACATCAAATTGCCGTTAATCTTACCCACCATCGCCATGGTGTCGATTTTAACCTTTGTGGCAAATTTTAATGCTTTTGAACTTATCTATGCGGTAAAAGGCGCCCTTGCTGGGCCGGATTTCTCGACCGATTTAATGGGGACTTTTTTCTACCGTACTTTCTTTGGCTTCCAGCTACAACAAGGCAGCGCATCGATGGGGGCGGCGGTAGCGACGCTGATGTTTTTGATTATTTTGGTGGGCGTTATGTTGTTCCTATTCTTTATTCAACGTCGTATTCAGCGATTCCAATTTTAA
- a CDS encoding ABC transporter substrate-binding protein translates to MFNVRSASLETKTETKTETKTATKPFTKLTCLTAILLSSTGAVQAANTLSIESWRSDDANIWSDVIIPAFNKSHPDTKVNFAPTPPTEYNSALQAKLKAGSAGDLITCRPFDTALDLYKDGHLANLNPLKGLEQFSDVAKSAWVTDDGKDQFCMPVASVLHGFVYNKEIFAELNLSVPKTRDEFFKTLETIKSESRYIPLAMGTADQWEAATMGFQNIGPNHWKGEKGRKALLSGEEKLTDPAYVDTFKELAQWKPYLGRGFEAQKYSDSQNLFTLSRAAIYPAGSWDIQTFNNQADFEFGAFPPPVAKAGETCYISDHTDMGIGINASSTNKEAAQVFLNWMASKEFATLYANEVPGFFPLSDHQINIKDPVAQEFMSWRQQCESTIRNSYQILSRGTPNLENQLWNVSAQVINGTMTPEAAAKEVQSGLKQWYKPQQ, encoded by the coding sequence ATGTTTAATGTTCGTTCCGCCTCGCTTGAAACAAAAACGGAAACAAAAACGGAAACAAAAACGGCCACAAAACCGTTCACAAAACTCACTTGTCTAACCGCCATACTGCTCAGCAGCACTGGCGCCGTGCAGGCGGCCAACACGTTATCTATTGAAAGTTGGCGCAGCGATGACGCCAACATCTGGTCCGATGTCATCATTCCCGCTTTTAACAAAAGCCACCCAGACACAAAAGTAAACTTCGCCCCCACCCCTCCAACGGAATACAACTCGGCGTTACAAGCAAAATTAAAAGCCGGCTCAGCAGGCGATTTAATCACCTGCCGCCCATTCGACACCGCACTGGATCTTTATAAAGACGGCCATCTAGCCAACCTAAATCCCCTAAAAGGCCTAGAACAATTCTCTGACGTGGCAAAAAGCGCATGGGTCACAGACGATGGCAAAGACCAGTTCTGTATGCCGGTAGCGTCGGTACTGCATGGCTTTGTCTATAACAAAGAAATATTTGCAGAACTGAATCTATCGGTGCCAAAAACACGCGATGAATTTTTCAAAACATTAGAGACGATCAAATCTGAAAGCCGCTATATCCCCTTAGCCATGGGCACTGCCGATCAATGGGAAGCCGCGACAATGGGCTTCCAGAACATTGGCCCAAACCATTGGAAAGGTGAAAAAGGTCGTAAAGCACTATTGAGTGGTGAAGAGAAATTAACCGACCCAGCCTACGTTGATACCTTCAAAGAACTGGCGCAGTGGAAACCCTATTTAGGCCGAGGTTTTGAAGCACAGAAATACTCTGACTCACAAAACCTATTCACCTTAAGTCGAGCAGCGATTTATCCTGCAGGCTCTTGGGACATTCAGACGTTCAACAATCAAGCAGATTTTGAGTTTGGCGCTTTCCCACCACCGGTTGCGAAAGCAGGAGAGACTTGTTACATCAGCGACCATACCGATATGGGCATTGGTATCAACGCAAGCTCAACCAACAAAGAAGCGGCTCAAGTCTTCTTAAATTGGATGGCGAGCAAAGAGTTCGCGACGCTTTACGCCAATGAAGTACCCGGTTTCTTCCCATTGTCTGATCATCAAATCAACATCAAAGACCCCGTTGCACAAGAGTTTATGAGCTGGCGTCAGCAGTGCGAATCAACCATTCGTAACTCTTATCAAATTCTGTCTCGTGGCACGCCAAACCTAGAAAACCAACTGTGGAACGTCAGTGCTCAGGTCATCAATGGCACCATGACACCAGAGGCCGCAGCTAAAGAAGTACAGAGTGGTTTGAAGCAATGGTACAAACCTCAACAATAA
- the msrB gene encoding peptide-methionine (R)-S-oxide reductase MsrB produces MNRRHFFIQAACAVGVAKVFNSPASAMALVSGSTASFEIIRTKKQWQARLTDFEYQVMREEKTERAGSSPLLNEKREGVYLCKGCELPLYSSRTKYESGTGWPSFYESLPDAIGTKEDNGFFVTRTEVHCRRCGSHLGHIFDDGPEPTGLRHCLNGVSLVFQAT; encoded by the coding sequence ATGAATCGTCGACATTTTTTTATTCAAGCCGCTTGTGCGGTTGGGGTGGCTAAGGTGTTTAATTCACCTGCTTCAGCCATGGCGCTGGTTTCTGGCTCAACCGCAAGTTTTGAAATAATCCGTACTAAGAAGCAATGGCAAGCAAGGTTAACAGATTTTGAATACCAAGTGATGAGGGAAGAAAAGACAGAACGGGCAGGTTCGAGCCCCTTGTTAAATGAAAAGCGAGAGGGTGTTTATCTCTGTAAGGGTTGCGAGCTTCCCTTATATTCTAGCCGCACTAAATACGAGAGTGGAACGGGTTGGCCTAGTTTTTATGAGAGTTTGCCTGATGCCATCGGAACAAAAGAAGACAATGGTTTCTTTGTGACGCGTACGGAAGTGCATTGTCGCCGTTGTGGTAGTCATCTTGGGCATATCTTTGATGATGGCCCAGAACCAACGGGGTTGCGCCATTGCTTGAATGGTGTTTCTTTGGTGTTTCAAGCCACCTAA
- a CDS encoding ABC transporter ATP-binding protein, translated as MANVKLNNIKKRFGDVDVLHGIDLDIKDGEFVVLIGESGCGKSTLLRLLSGLEDITEGDLYIDDERVNGRSPAKRGIAMVFQSYALYPHMNVFKNMAFGLKISGKDKAFVNNKVMEAAKKLKIDRLLERLPRELSGGQRQRVAIGRAIVRDPKVFLFDEPLSNLDASLRVQTRVELGKLHQELKATVIYVTHDQVEAMTLGDKIVVMNKGRVEQVGAPLDLYHHPKTQFVAGFIGSPKMNFLTAKIHQADPENTQLMLESGRLIQASVDSSSLNKGDIVQLGLRPEHIVLDCENNTFEGKVTLIEHLGELSYLYVDIGRQEGDIVLKVDGDNQHQAGDKISFGIHSNRLYVFDHQGNALTRVKATSTNTGPLPVQDTDYEAKSS; from the coding sequence ATGGCTAATGTAAAACTCAACAATATTAAAAAACGCTTTGGCGATGTGGACGTGCTTCATGGCATTGATCTTGACATTAAAGACGGCGAATTTGTCGTTCTTATCGGTGAATCCGGTTGCGGCAAATCCACTCTATTGCGTTTACTGTCTGGATTAGAAGACATCACCGAAGGCGACTTGTATATCGATGACGAGCGGGTCAATGGCCGCTCGCCCGCCAAGCGCGGCATTGCGATGGTGTTTCAGTCTTATGCTTTGTACCCGCATATGAACGTATTCAAAAACATGGCTTTTGGCTTAAAGATCTCAGGTAAAGACAAAGCGTTTGTGAATAACAAGGTGATGGAAGCCGCGAAGAAACTAAAAATTGATCGCCTGTTAGAACGCTTACCACGAGAACTATCCGGCGGTCAGCGTCAGCGTGTTGCCATTGGCCGTGCCATCGTACGCGATCCAAAAGTGTTTTTATTTGATGAACCTTTATCTAACCTAGACGCCTCGCTGCGGGTGCAAACACGCGTTGAGCTTGGCAAGCTGCATCAAGAACTCAAAGCCACGGTGATTTATGTCACCCATGATCAAGTAGAAGCCATGACATTAGGCGATAAAATCGTGGTGATGAATAAAGGCCGTGTTGAGCAAGTGGGCGCGCCATTGGATTTGTACCACCACCCGAAAACGCAATTTGTCGCAGGTTTCATCGGCTCACCTAAAATGAACTTTTTAACGGCGAAAATTCATCAGGCCGACCCTGAAAATACGCAACTTATGCTAGAATCTGGCCGCCTTATTCAAGCCTCAGTCGATTCTTCGTCTTTAAATAAGGGCGATATCGTTCAACTTGGCTTGCGGCCAGAACATATAGTACTCGACTGCGAAAACAATACCTTTGAAGGCAAGGTGACATTGATCGAGCACCTTGGTGAGTTATCCTATTTATATGTCGATATAGGCCGCCAAGAAGGCGATATAGTACTAAAAGTAGATGGCGACAACCAACATCAAGCGGGTGACAAGATCAGCTTTGGTATTCACTCTAACCGCTTGTATGTATTTGATCACCAAGGCAATGCCTTAACCAGAGTCAAAGCGACAAGTACCAATACGGGCCCCCTTCCCGTTCAGGACACGGATTATGAAGCAAAATCGAGTTAA
- a CDS encoding carbohydrate ABC transporter permease — protein sequence MKLLSRFTPSTGMRQVPKSVTVHAVLLAYTVIALFPIIVVIINAFKERRAIFRDPLGLPDSDSFTLVGFEQVLLRSDFGLYSWNSLIVTILAVGLVLMLGAMAAWALTEYKFKGNLLITFLFAMGIMIPIRLGTVSILSLMVNLNLVNTLTALVLVYIAQGLPLAVYILSEFVRTIPKELTEAARCDAVSEYKIFFCVILPLLKPAMATVAVFTMIPIWNDLWFPLILAPGEETRTITLGVQQFVGQYVTDWNSVLSALTLAIVPVLILYTIFSRQLIRGLTSGAVK from the coding sequence ATGAAATTATTAAGTCGTTTTACGCCTTCTACAGGCATGAGACAAGTGCCGAAAAGCGTCACGGTACACGCGGTGTTATTAGCCTATACCGTGATTGCGCTCTTCCCAATTATCGTCGTTATTATCAATGCTTTCAAAGAGCGCCGTGCTATTTTTCGTGATCCACTTGGCTTGCCAGACAGTGACTCTTTTACCTTGGTGGGTTTTGAACAAGTGTTACTCCGATCGGACTTCGGTTTGTATTCTTGGAATAGCTTAATCGTCACCATTTTGGCCGTCGGTTTGGTGCTTATGCTGGGGGCGATGGCCGCTTGGGCGCTGACAGAATACAAGTTTAAAGGCAATTTGCTGATTACCTTTTTGTTTGCCATGGGCATCATGATTCCCATCCGTCTTGGCACCGTGAGTATTTTGAGCCTGATGGTCAATCTGAACCTTGTGAACACACTGACCGCACTGGTGTTGGTGTACATCGCCCAAGGCTTACCCCTTGCCGTGTACATCCTATCGGAGTTTGTACGCACCATTCCCAAGGAACTTACCGAAGCGGCGCGTTGCGATGCGGTGAGTGAATACAAGATTTTCTTTTGTGTCATCTTGCCACTGCTGAAACCGGCTATGGCGACCGTCGCCGTATTCACCATGATTCCGATTTGGAACGATTTATGGTTCCCACTGATACTCGCACCCGGTGAAGAAACGCGCACCATTACGCTTGGCGTACAGCAGTTTGTGGGTCAATACGTGACTGATTGGAACTCGGTTCTATCCGCATTGACCTTGGCGATTGTGCCTGTACTGATCCTATACACCATTTTTTCAAGACAATTGATTCGCGGCTTAACCAGCGGAGCGGTCAAATAA
- a CDS encoding cold-shock protein: protein MSNTVKGTVKWFNEIKGFGFIEQESGPDVFAHFSAIASSGFKTLAEGQQVEFVVTAGQKGPQAENITVL from the coding sequence ATGTCTAATACAGTAAAAGGAACCGTTAAGTGGTTCAACGAAATTAAAGGTTTTGGTTTCATCGAGCAAGAGTCTGGCCCAGATGTGTTCGCACATTTTAGCGCTATCGCTAGCTCTGGATTCAAAACATTGGCTGAAGGCCAGCAAGTTGAATTCGTTGTGACTGCTGGCCAAAAAGGTCCTCAAGCAGAAAATATTACAGTACTTTAA
- the nagA gene encoding N-acetylglucosamine-6-phosphate deacetylase has translation MTEHKVTTLFAKRLFDGEHWLTNQQVTLKGQVIESVESAKMPSSGDVEIVDLLAPGFIDVHVNGGGGALFNHIPTLDTLARMVEVHAQFGTVAMMPTLISDDYEIMSQAHHAVCQALEHKMAGVLGMHYEGPYLNPIRKGVHNESKLRKPTEGTLSTLLDVSRSGKLMVTLAPEQVPEGFIEWLVSEGAIVCIGHSAANYEQARQAVLSGARGFTHLFNAMTPLMSREPGVVGAALQTDKPTWCGLIADGHHVHPASMRVAIAAKGCEHMLLVTDAIQSVGSDEKEMPFLGKKVRRREGKVTTEDGTLAGSDLDMATAVRNTINLIGRTPAEALQMASLRPAEFLGIEQEFGRIKPGYRASLVALSVAFFVTATWIDGKKVW, from the coding sequence ATGACGGAACATAAGGTGACAACACTATTTGCAAAACGTCTGTTCGATGGCGAACACTGGCTGACAAATCAGCAGGTGACGCTAAAAGGACAGGTGATTGAATCCGTTGAGTCTGCCAAGATGCCATCAAGTGGGGATGTTGAAATCGTTGATTTACTCGCGCCCGGTTTTATCGATGTGCACGTCAATGGTGGCGGTGGCGCTTTGTTTAATCATATTCCGACATTAGACACCTTAGCTCGCATGGTCGAAGTGCATGCCCAGTTTGGCACCGTTGCCATGATGCCGACTTTAATCTCTGACGATTACGAGATTATGTCGCAAGCCCATCACGCGGTTTGCCAGGCACTTGAACACAAGATGGCGGGAGTTTTGGGGATGCATTATGAAGGCCCGTACCTTAACCCGATCCGCAAGGGGGTTCATAATGAATCGAAGCTGCGCAAGCCCACAGAAGGCACGTTGTCGACCTTATTAGACGTGAGCCGTAGTGGAAAACTCATGGTGACACTGGCGCCAGAGCAGGTGCCAGAAGGTTTTATCGAATGGCTGGTGTCAGAAGGCGCTATTGTTTGTATTGGTCATTCTGCTGCCAATTATGAACAAGCAAGACAAGCCGTATTAAGCGGCGCTCGTGGCTTTACGCATTTATTCAATGCCATGACGCCTTTGATGAGTCGAGAGCCCGGCGTGGTCGGTGCCGCATTGCAAACGGATAAACCCACTTGGTGTGGTTTAATCGCCGATGGGCATCATGTTCATCCTGCTAGCATGCGGGTGGCGATTGCCGCGAAAGGCTGTGAGCACATGTTATTAGTCACCGATGCGATTCAAAGTGTGGGTTCGGATGAAAAAGAAATGCCCTTTTTAGGTAAAAAAGTACGCCGCAGAGAAGGCAAAGTCACCACCGAAGACGGCACCTTAGCGGGCTCGGATTTGGACATGGCAACCGCTGTGCGTAATACCATTAACCTCATTGGGCGAACGCCGGCGGAAGCCTTGCAAATGGCGTCGTTAAGACCGGCCGAGTTTTTAGGTATTGAGCAAGAATTTGGGCGTATTAAACCGGGTTATCGAGCCAGTCTTGTGGCATTAAGCGTAGCTTTCTTCGTGACAGCAACATGGATAGATGGGAAAAAAGTATGGTAA
- a CDS encoding BadF/BadG/BcrA/BcrD ATPase family protein, with the protein MSGLYIGVDGGGTFCRARLVDHDGNVLGEAVGGSGNPRIGIEAAWQNIINACVEACHQGGVPPEAYAKITLGLGLAGANQPLEQELVIAQKSPFGQRYLLTDAHAACLGAFNGQDGALLILGTGSCGVVYQNERFSIVGGWGFPLSDQGSGARIGLSALEYSLAALDGISPSTPFTDSINAEFSLSAEEYVLYQNRAPLPKEYGAFAVQVFQFAQQKDPIALKIIQQQVEWVSQYLDALIAKGAQKIALVGGGSDAILAYLPERFATYFCQPQGDAMAGAILMANAQIGRKAI; encoded by the coding sequence ATGAGTGGCTTATACATTGGTGTGGACGGCGGCGGAACCTTTTGTCGTGCCCGTTTGGTGGATCATGACGGCAATGTGTTGGGCGAAGCGGTCGGTGGCTCTGGTAACCCAAGAATTGGCATAGAAGCCGCGTGGCAGAACATTATCAATGCCTGCGTTGAAGCCTGTCATCAAGGCGGCGTTCCCCCAGAAGCGTATGCAAAAATCACCTTAGGCTTAGGTTTGGCCGGTGCGAACCAGCCGTTGGAGCAAGAATTGGTTATTGCGCAAAAATCGCCTTTTGGGCAGCGCTATTTGTTAACCGACGCCCACGCCGCTTGTTTGGGCGCGTTCAACGGGCAAGATGGTGCATTATTGATATTAGGCACCGGAAGTTGCGGGGTGGTTTATCAAAATGAACGATTCAGTATTGTGGGCGGTTGGGGTTTTCCGCTGTCTGACCAAGGCAGTGGGGCGCGTATTGGCCTTTCTGCATTGGAGTATTCGTTAGCGGCGTTGGACGGTATTTCCCCTTCGACACCTTTTACCGACAGTATTAATGCTGAGTTTTCTTTGTCGGCGGAAGAGTATGTCTTGTATCAAAACCGTGCACCACTGCCGAAAGAATATGGAGCCTTTGCCGTTCAGGTGTTTCAATTTGCGCAACAAAAAGACCCAATCGCACTCAAAATCATCCAACAGCAAGTGGAATGGGTGAGCCAGTATTTAGATGCCTTAATCGCCAAAGGCGCGCAGAAAATCGCCTTGGTTGGTGGGGGTTCAGACGCCATCTTAGCCTATTTACCAGAACGCTTTGCGACCTACTTTTGTCAGCCGCAAGGGGATGCCATGGCTGGCGCTATTTTGATGGCCAACGCTCAAATAGGGAGGAAGGCAATATGA
- a CDS encoding FecCD family ABC transporter permease, with the protein MPSDLISNAVSSQRRSEKRRWTVISILLSVVVVSFVLDIATGPSLLNVKEVANALLNLIGLPVEVDPTTQVIVSSLRLPIAVMAVVVGGVLGVGGAEMQTLLNNPMASPYTLGMAAAAGFGAALMLYFGSLGLNTNIAVPLGAFVCCMLAATFLFALATMRHISSGQLILAGIALLFLFQSLLSLVQFVSSPELSQQILFWLFGSLSKASWSNLSIIVGVTVVCMFFLIRDAWKLTALRLGEERAKSLGVNITQLRLRTLLIVAVMTATVTSFVGIIGFVGIVAPNIAKMLVGEDQRFFLPLSFIIGAFLLSSASVLSKVIVPGALFPIGIVTAIIGVPFFFWLILGKRR; encoded by the coding sequence ATGCCATCAGACTTAATCTCTAATGCGGTTTCAAGCCAACGACGCAGTGAAAAGCGTCGTTGGACTGTGATCAGCATCTTACTTAGCGTTGTTGTTGTTTCTTTTGTATTAGATATTGCCACTGGCCCTTCTTTACTCAATGTAAAAGAGGTCGCAAATGCTCTACTAAACCTCATAGGTTTGCCTGTAGAGGTTGATCCTACCACCCAAGTTATTGTGTCAAGTTTGCGCTTGCCCATTGCGGTAATGGCGGTGGTGGTTGGTGGGGTACTAGGGGTTGGCGGGGCCGAAATGCAAACCCTACTCAATAACCCCATGGCAAGCCCTTATACATTAGGTATGGCCGCCGCCGCAGGGTTTGGTGCCGCATTGATGTTGTATTTTGGCTCATTAGGCTTAAATACTAACATTGCTGTGCCGTTAGGCGCTTTTGTTTGTTGTATGTTAGCTGCGACGTTTTTGTTTGCCCTCGCGACCATGCGTCACATCAGTTCGGGGCAGCTGATATTGGCTGGTATCGCGCTATTGTTCTTATTTCAATCCTTGTTGTCTCTGGTGCAATTTGTTTCGTCACCAGAACTAAGTCAACAAATTTTGTTTTGGTTGTTTGGCAGTTTATCAAAAGCCTCTTGGTCAAACCTTTCCATTATTGTCGGCGTTACTGTGGTCTGTATGTTCTTTTTAATTCGTGATGCATGGAAGTTAACGGCATTGCGATTAGGAGAAGAAAGAGCCAAGAGCCTCGGCGTCAACATTACTCAACTGAGATTACGCACCTTGCTGATTGTGGCGGTAATGACAGCGACAGTAACAAGTTTCGTCGGCATTATTGGTTTTGTCGGTATCGTTGCGCCCAATATCGCTAAAATGCTGGTCGGAGAAGATCAACGTTTCTTTCTCCCTTTATCTTTCATTATTGGCGCTTTTTTGCTCTCCAGCGCTTCGGTATTGTCAAAAGTCATTGTTCCCGGCGCTCTTTTCCCGATTGGTATCGTCACCGCCATCATCGGCGTGCCTTTCTTCTTTTGGCTCATTTTAGGAAAAAGGCGCTAA